Proteins from one Bufo gargarizans isolate SCDJY-AF-19 chromosome 8, ASM1485885v1, whole genome shotgun sequence genomic window:
- the LGALS1 gene encoding galectin-1: MKMAAAGVVVTNLNLKAGHCVEIKGSIPPDCKGFSVNLGEDASNFLLHFNVRFDLHGDVNKIVCNSKEADAWGSEQREDVFPFQQGAEAMVCFEYQTDKIIIKLASGDQFSFPVRKVLPSVPYLSLEGLEFKSLTTE, from the exons ATGAAGATGGCGGCAGCT GGTGTGGTCGTGACCAATCTCAATCTGAAAGCAGGACACTGCGTGGAAATCAAGGGCTCCATCCCCCCGGACTGTAAAGG CTTTTCAGTAAATTTGGGTGAAGATGCTTCCAATTTTCTCCTCCACTTCAACGTTCGTTTTGACCTTCATGGAGACGTCAACAAAATAGTCTGCAATTCCAAGGAGGCCGATGCCTGGGGATCCGAACAGAGAGAGGATGTCTTTCCCTTCCAGCAGGGGGCAGAAGCCATG GTTTGCTTTGAGTACCAGACAGACAAGATTATCATCAAGTTGGCTTCAGGAGACCAGTTCTCATTCCCTGTCCGCAAGGTCCTGCCTTCCGTCCCGTACCTCTCGTTGGAAGGCCTGGAGTTCAAGTCCCTTACAACTGAGTAG